In Bacteriovorax stolpii, a single genomic region encodes these proteins:
- the rsgA gene encoding ribosome small subunit-dependent GTPase A: MTSFQREFLTSYGWDDFFESQCPAVLKNNLVIGRVINEERNLYRVQTDKEHFIQAKVSGKMQYEAISRVDYPAVGDWVLCDPSGVIHYIFERKNILQRKKVGEVSEIQILASNVDYVFIATSVNSDLNFGRLERYLTFAWESKAEPVILLTKADLEEDIDNIILGVEARCPNVWVHALAKDHFEEANFLRRYLGSGKTSVIVGSSGVGKSTLVNFLIGKEVIATQEVRADDDKGRHTTTSRAMYESVYGGLIIDTPGMRELQFSDHQEGLSHQFGDIEELIGQCRFNNCHHQSEVGCAVLKALDEGGLLPERWKSYQKIQREVGHEMRKTNKWLMAEQRKVWKKRSIESRQKYKGWQ, from the coding sequence ATGACTAGTTTCCAAAGGGAGTTTTTAACTTCCTATGGCTGGGATGACTTTTTTGAAAGTCAGTGCCCAGCTGTTCTAAAAAACAATCTCGTCATTGGTCGCGTGATCAATGAAGAGAGAAATCTTTATCGAGTGCAAACTGATAAAGAGCATTTTATCCAGGCAAAAGTTTCGGGAAAAATGCAGTATGAGGCCATCTCTCGCGTGGATTATCCCGCGGTGGGAGATTGGGTTTTATGTGACCCGAGTGGCGTGATCCATTATATTTTTGAGAGAAAAAATATTTTGCAAAGAAAGAAAGTGGGTGAAGTTTCTGAAATTCAAATTTTGGCCAGCAATGTGGATTATGTTTTTATCGCCACGTCGGTCAATAGTGATTTAAATTTTGGAAGACTTGAGCGCTACCTGACATTTGCCTGGGAATCAAAAGCGGAGCCGGTGATCTTATTAACCAAGGCCGACTTAGAAGAAGATATCGACAATATCATCCTTGGAGTTGAGGCCAGATGCCCGAACGTTTGGGTGCACGCTTTGGCAAAGGATCATTTTGAAGAGGCCAACTTTCTTCGCCGTTACTTGGGATCAGGAAAGACTTCTGTGATCGTCGGTTCATCAGGAGTAGGGAAATCAACACTGGTGAATTTTCTTATCGGCAAAGAAGTTATCGCCACTCAGGAAGTACGCGCTGATGATGATAAGGGAAGGCATACTACAACATCTCGGGCGATGTATGAAAGTGTCTACGGTGGACTCATTATCGACACTCCAGGGATGAGAGAGCTGCAATTTTCTGATCACCAGGAGGGGCTGTCTCATCAATTTGGAGATATCGAAGAGTTGATCGGTCAATGCCGCTTTAATAACTGTCATCACCAGAGCGAAGTAGGTTGCGCGGTTTTAAAGGCGCTCGATGAAGGTGGGCTACTTCCTGAAAGATGGAAAAGCTACCAAAAGATTCAGCGAGAAGTCGGTCATGAAATGCGCAAAACCAACAAATGGTTAATGGCCGAGCAACGCAAGGTCTGGAAAAAACGTTCGATTGAAAGCCGACAAAAGTATAAAGGGTGGCAATAG
- a CDS encoding PAS domain-containing sensor histidine kinase — MGKRIATFDWQSTPLGDPSKWQANLITALGIMLENKFPMYIAWGQNLIQFYNDAYIELLGDKHPKALGSTPSVTWSELWEEISPLFERVFNGENVRFDDHPMTINYNGRLVQRYFNFTYCPIRNADGTVGGVLDTVIDTTSDVLNKKALSRNEEKFRILLEAAPMPFLSMDKNWVVDYINPSALALMKMEIEELIGYTIWEVFPKLRGSVFEEAYHKAMDRGENASIIGYFPDFGRWYQVWAYPFNQGIAVSFIDINESKRLEQKLNEAIIVRDDFLSISSHELNTPLTSLKIQSQLLKRDIMSGNPKAFEEARIRRFSEHTEKQVSRLTRLIDDMLDVARIRSGKLTIKKELFDLAQFVKEVVIRMDPHFKVAGLEYPEFKITGCTQVIGEWDSMRIEQVISNLINNAIRYGEGKPIALALECKGNKIIFSVKDHGIGIEKSSMERIFDRFERASEKQQTKGLGLGLYIANQIIAAHNGRIWAESTVGEGSTFYVELPWNPPA; from the coding sequence ATGGGAAAAAGAATTGCGACTTTTGATTGGCAATCAACACCTCTGGGAGACCCATCGAAGTGGCAGGCGAATTTGATCACGGCTTTGGGGATTATGTTGGAAAACAAATTTCCCATGTACATCGCTTGGGGACAAAACCTTATCCAGTTTTATAACGATGCCTACATCGAGCTGCTTGGAGATAAACATCCAAAGGCCCTCGGTTCTACTCCGAGTGTGACCTGGTCTGAATTATGGGAAGAGATTTCTCCTTTGTTTGAACGTGTTTTTAATGGAGAAAATGTACGTTTTGACGATCATCCAATGACGATTAATTACAATGGCCGTTTGGTTCAGCGCTATTTTAATTTTACTTATTGCCCGATCAGAAATGCCGATGGAACAGTTGGAGGAGTGCTCGATACTGTTATCGATACAACCAGTGACGTTTTGAATAAGAAAGCCTTATCCCGCAATGAAGAAAAATTCAGGATTCTGCTTGAAGCGGCCCCGATGCCATTTTTATCAATGGATAAAAACTGGGTTGTTGATTATATCAATCCGTCGGCATTGGCCTTGATGAAAATGGAAATTGAAGAACTCATTGGTTATACCATTTGGGAAGTGTTTCCAAAATTGCGCGGAAGTGTTTTTGAAGAGGCCTATCATAAGGCCATGGACCGGGGAGAAAACGCTTCGATCATCGGTTATTTTCCAGATTTTGGAAGATGGTATCAAGTCTGGGCCTATCCTTTTAATCAAGGGATTGCCGTTTCTTTTATCGATATTAATGAAAGTAAAAGGCTGGAGCAAAAACTTAATGAAGCCATCATTGTCCGCGATGATTTCCTATCGATTTCTTCTCATGAACTTAATACACCTCTAACCAGTTTAAAGATTCAATCACAGCTTTTAAAACGGGACATCATGAGTGGTAATCCTAAAGCTTTTGAAGAGGCCCGCATTAGACGCTTTTCAGAGCATACGGAAAAACAAGTTTCGCGCCTGACCCGCTTGATTGATGACATGCTGGATGTGGCCCGCATCCGTTCAGGTAAATTGACTATTAAAAAAGAACTTTTTGACCTCGCTCAGTTTGTCAAAGAAGTTGTCATTCGTATGGACCCACATTTTAAAGTGGCAGGACTTGAATATCCTGAATTTAAAATCACAGGCTGCACTCAAGTTATCGGGGAATGGGATAGCATGCGCATTGAACAGGTCATTAGTAACTTGATCAACAATGCCATTCGCTACGGTGAAGGAAAGCCTATTGCTCTTGCTTTAGAGTGCAAAGGAAACAAAATTATTTTCAGCGTAAAAGACCACGGCATTGGTATTGAGAAATCATCAATGGAGCGCATTTTTGACCGTTTTGAGCGCGCTTCAGAGAAACAACAAACCAAAGGGCTGGGGCTTGGTCTCTACATCGCTAATCAAATCATTGCCGCTCACAACGGAAGGATCTGGGCTGAGAGTACTGTAGGGGAAGGCTCAACCTTTTATGTCGAGCTTCCCTGGAATCCTCCTGCTTAG
- a CDS encoding CBS domain-containing protein, translating to MDKVSEVMIKDLVCCTPVTKIEDSKLMMEKYECTKIPVVNSLEDKKIIGVVSISDLATSAEKVIECMSKDTRAVDEDSTVDECLKLMIMNNIEQVPVIDKQGHLCGIITEKILLKK from the coding sequence GTGGATAAGGTAAGCGAAGTGATGATCAAAGATTTAGTGTGTTGCACACCTGTTACAAAGATCGAAGATTCAAAACTTATGATGGAGAAATATGAATGCACCAAAATCCCCGTGGTCAATAGTCTTGAAGATAAAAAAATTATAGGGGTTGTAAGCATTTCTGATCTTGCAACAAGCGCAGAGAAGGTTATTGAATGTATGTCAAAAGACACCCGTGCCGTCGATGAAGATTCAACAGTTGATGAATGCTTAAAGCTTATGATCATGAATAACATAGAGCAAGTTCCGGTGATTGATAAGCAAGGTCATCTATGTGGAATCATCACCGAGAAGATCCTTTTAAAGAAATAA
- a CDS encoding DEAD/DEAH box helicase: MYKLRPYQEEAVAAAISHFKKDNHPAVIVLPTGAGKSLVIAELARVARGRVLVLAHVKELVEQNHAKYESYELSAGIFSAGLNRKDREDKVIFGSIQSVANAGEEFFGSFSLLIIDECHRVSMEGSTQYFQVITKLKEKNPALCILGLTATPYRLGLGWIYQLHEPKEDLRTTEERFFKKCIYELSIGYMIKNKFLTPPIKIDAPVACYDFSSLELKDGRYSSKEIESVLKDQKRITPTIIANIIEMAKDRQGVMIFTSSVNHAREILSLLPMGSAMVTGETEASERDEIIRDFKLKKIKFLVNVSVLTTGFDAPHVDVIAILRPTESVSLYQQIVGRGLRLSPGKTDCLILDYTGVGHDIFSPEIDDDKPTSNSVIVDILCPQCGHHNDFWGIVEHEEIVEHFGRKCKGAHEDPLTGEIQACGHRFRFKRCDQCGAEQDIAARVCTECQHILVDTDNKLKEAMSLKDAHIMKPDTMTFTKEYDKKGNERVEVRYYDVDGEFLSEMFYLNTPEEARAFYFNFTRMHNRLPEKSLIINNASDVIKQEKSFRLPMYIIARKQKYYWEIREKIF; the protein is encoded by the coding sequence ATGTATAAATTAAGACCTTACCAAGAAGAGGCCGTGGCGGCGGCCATCAGTCACTTTAAAAAAGACAATCACCCTGCGGTCATTGTTCTGCCAACAGGCGCCGGCAAAAGTTTAGTGATCGCTGAGCTTGCCCGCGTGGCGCGCGGTCGCGTGTTGGTTCTTGCCCACGTTAAAGAACTAGTTGAGCAAAATCATGCCAAGTATGAAAGTTATGAACTTTCCGCCGGGATTTTTTCTGCCGGACTTAATCGCAAAGATAGAGAAGATAAAGTTATCTTTGGAAGTATCCAGTCTGTGGCCAATGCGGGAGAGGAGTTCTTTGGAAGTTTTTCACTGCTTATCATTGATGAATGCCACCGTGTCTCAATGGAAGGAAGTACTCAGTACTTTCAGGTGATCACAAAGTTAAAAGAAAAAAATCCAGCGCTTTGTATTTTAGGTCTGACGGCCACTCCATATCGCCTGGGGCTGGGATGGATTTATCAGTTACATGAACCTAAAGAAGATTTGCGAACGACAGAAGAGCGTTTCTTTAAAAAATGTATTTATGAGCTATCAATTGGCTACATGATTAAGAATAAATTCCTTACTCCGCCAATTAAAATTGATGCACCAGTCGCTTGTTATGATTTTTCCAGCCTGGAATTAAAAGACGGAAGGTATTCTTCAAAAGAGATTGAAAGCGTTTTAAAAGATCAAAAAAGAATCACTCCCACTATTATTGCCAACATTATTGAAATGGCCAAAGACCGCCAAGGGGTCATGATCTTTACCAGTTCGGTCAATCACGCCCGTGAGATCCTTTCGCTTCTTCCGATGGGATCAGCGATGGTTACCGGGGAAACTGAGGCGAGTGAGCGCGATGAGATTATTCGCGACTTTAAATTAAAGAAAATAAAATTCCTGGTTAACGTTTCAGTTCTCACTACGGGCTTTGATGCTCCTCATGTCGACGTCATTGCTATTTTGCGCCCGACAGAGTCTGTGAGTTTATACCAGCAGATTGTCGGCCGTGGATTGCGCTTAAGTCCGGGAAAAACAGATTGCTTGATTCTCGATTACACGGGAGTAGGGCACGATATTTTTTCTCCGGAAATTGATGATGACAAGCCGACATCCAATTCAGTCATTGTCGATATACTTTGTCCTCAGTGTGGCCATCACAATGACTTTTGGGGAATTGTTGAGCATGAAGAAATCGTTGAACACTTTGGACGAAAGTGTAAGGGGGCGCATGAAGATCCTCTGACTGGAGAGATTCAAGCGTGTGGGCACCGTTTTCGTTTTAAGCGATGTGACCAATGTGGGGCTGAGCAAGACATTGCTGCCCGAGTCTGTACTGAATGTCAGCATATATTGGTTGATACCGACAATAAACTCAAAGAGGCCATGTCGCTAAAAGATGCTCACATCATGAAGCCCGATACAATGACCTTTACCAAAGAGTACGATAAAAAAGGCAACGAAAGAGTAGAGGTCCGTTATTACGACGTTGATGGAGAGTTTTTAAGTGAGATGTTTTATTTAAACACTCCTGAAGAGGCCCGCGCTTTTTATTTTAATTTCACACGTATGCACAACCGCTTGCCGGAAAAATCACTTATCATTAACAATGCTTCCGACGTGATCAAACAGGAAAAAAGTTTCCGTCTTCCGATGTACATCATCGCCCGTAAGCAGAAGTATTATTGGGAAATCAGAGAGAAGATTTTTTAG
- a CDS encoding YiiD C-terminal domain-containing protein: MQTADIQSMIEVEIPIVKQMGVIFDEFKTDSCIASVPLAPNHNHKGTVFGGSLYSVCTSACYGLMYSLQTAHQLEGFDLVIGEGKIRYLKPVDRDFKVKAEIIPAEWSEFKKKIGTNGFGKIQLKAKVFMDNDSTPLCDYSAVFVLMKKTN; encoded by the coding sequence ATGCAGACAGCAGACATTCAATCAATGATCGAAGTGGAGATCCCTATCGTAAAACAAATGGGAGTGATCTTCGATGAATTTAAAACAGATTCTTGTATAGCTTCAGTGCCATTGGCGCCGAATCACAATCACAAAGGGACTGTTTTTGGTGGAAGCTTGTACTCCGTGTGCACGTCTGCTTGTTATGGACTTATGTATTCATTGCAAACGGCCCATCAACTGGAAGGTTTTGACCTGGTGATTGGCGAAGGCAAAATCAGGTATCTGAAGCCTGTTGATCGCGATTTTAAAGTAAAGGCCGAAATCATTCCAGCAGAGTGGAGTGAGTTTAAAAAGAAAATTGGCACTAATGGTTTTGGAAAGATTCAATTAAAGGCAAAAGTTTTTATGGATAATGATTCAACACCGCTTTGTGATTACTCAGCGGTGTTTGTATTAATGAAAAAGACTAATTAA
- a CDS encoding ABC transporter permease, with protein sequence MLNTLELCFHITRRNWIVYKKDLIANISPTVADPALVLVSLGLGLGSFITNVEGMSYMQFLAPGLTVATALFTSFFESSYGFYVRMTYENVYKAMLTTPIGVKEVVIGEMVWVGLKGAVMAVGVAIVLALFGLMTNPWLIPALASVGFLVALPCGAMGLLSSAMVNNINQFQTVYSFLIAPLYFLSGIFFPISEMHQAVRWAAEFFPLIHGVRLAQALFWERGIGEAFLYSGSILVIQSAILCALAYSQIKKKLIN encoded by the coding sequence ATGCTTAATACACTTGAATTATGTTTTCATATCACGAGAAGAAACTGGATCGTTTATAAAAAAGACCTGATCGCTAACATTTCACCAACTGTGGCCGATCCCGCTTTAGTTTTAGTTTCACTAGGTCTTGGGCTTGGTTCTTTTATTACTAATGTGGAAGGAATGAGTTATATGCAATTCCTTGCTCCAGGTCTAACCGTGGCCACTGCACTCTTTACATCATTCTTTGAAAGCAGTTATGGATTTTATGTGCGCATGACTTACGAAAATGTTTACAAAGCAATGCTTACAACTCCCATCGGAGTCAAAGAAGTTGTTATCGGTGAAATGGTTTGGGTAGGTTTAAAAGGAGCTGTCATGGCCGTTGGTGTAGCGATTGTCCTCGCCCTCTTTGGACTTATGACTAACCCGTGGCTAATTCCAGCTCTGGCCTCTGTTGGTTTTTTAGTGGCACTTCCATGTGGGGCCATGGGGCTTTTGTCTTCAGCAATGGTTAACAACATCAATCAATTTCAAACGGTCTATTCGTTTTTAATTGCTCCCCTTTATTTCCTTTCGGGAATCTTCTTCCCAATTTCGGAAATGCATCAAGCCGTGAGATGGGCAGCTGAGTTTTTCCCACTTATTCATGGAGTGAGACTGGCACAAGCGCTTTTTTGGGAACGTGGGATTGGCGAGGCGTTTTTATACAGTGGAAGTATTCTGGTTATCCAGAGCGCGATTCTCTGCGCCCTGGCCTACTCACAAATTAAGAAGAAGCTGATTAACTAG
- a CDS encoding CBS domain-containing protein translates to MNQVTEIMNNDPMFCTSETRIAEIKHLLKKYDYKELLVLDSEKDRHPIGVVSLEDMASEAIEHGAMPSDTSAVECMRSIPAVVAENSSYEECLNVMRQNHMDFIPVVDMNGHVTGVVEREKLTKMLM, encoded by the coding sequence ATGAATCAGGTGACAGAGATTATGAACAACGATCCGATGTTTTGCACGTCGGAGACAAGAATTGCAGAAATTAAGCACCTTCTGAAAAAATACGATTACAAGGAGCTTTTGGTACTAGACTCAGAAAAAGACCGCCATCCGATTGGAGTGGTCAGTTTGGAAGACATGGCCTCAGAGGCCATTGAGCACGGAGCGATGCCTTCGGATACAAGTGCAGTGGAATGCATGAGAAGCATTCCTGCTGTTGTTGCAGAAAACTCCAGCTATGAAGAATGTCTCAATGTGATGAGGCAAAATCACATGGATTTTATTCCTGTTGTGGATATGAACGGCCATGTGACCGGAGTTGTAGAAAGAGAAAAACTAACTAAAATGTTAATGTAA
- a CDS encoding ABC transporter ATP-binding protein, giving the protein MIIAKSLKKSFGDFTAVNGIDLHVKKGECFGLLGPNGAGKSTFIGMTYGTVRRTGGELSVFGFDPNTQSRDIKGRLGVVTQDNALDESLTVFENMMIYCAFIGVPSSERKKRINDLLEYMNLAHKRDALIQTLSGGMKRRLVFVRALLGKPELLILDEPTTGLDPAVRHLLWGKVRELHQNGTTIVLTTHYMHEAEVLCNRLVIMNQGNVAAEGSPQSMINQHTPGYVGIFRLEDKKKLEDIASKAGHLDYHEDTSGLYLRTKSLSDLTAFHSDHGLSPLQIRPSNLEDVFLKLTGQELSSDA; this is encoded by the coding sequence GTGATCATTGCAAAATCTCTAAAAAAATCTTTCGGTGATTTCACCGCTGTCAACGGCATCGACCTTCACGTCAAAAAAGGTGAATGTTTTGGGCTTTTAGGCCCTAACGGCGCAGGAAAATCAACATTTATTGGCATGACTTATGGGACAGTGAGGAGAACAGGAGGAGAGCTTTCTGTTTTTGGTTTTGACCCAAACACTCAGTCGCGCGACATCAAAGGACGCTTAGGAGTTGTCACTCAAGACAATGCTCTGGATGAGAGTTTAACAGTCTTTGAAAATATGATGATCTATTGTGCTTTTATCGGTGTTCCAAGTAGTGAGCGCAAAAAACGCATTAATGATTTACTTGAATACATGAATCTTGCTCACAAAAGAGATGCTCTTATTCAAACACTTTCAGGTGGGATGAAAAGACGCCTGGTTTTTGTCCGTGCCCTATTAGGAAAACCAGAACTCTTAATCCTCGATGAGCCCACTACTGGTCTTGACCCGGCCGTGCGCCATTTACTTTGGGGAAAAGTGCGCGAGCTTCATCAAAATGGAACGACCATTGTCCTGACCACTCACTACATGCATGAAGCAGAAGTTCTCTGCAACCGCCTGGTGATTATGAATCAAGGGAATGTGGCCGCTGAAGGCTCTCCTCAAAGCATGATCAATCAACACACTCCAGGTTATGTAGGAATTTTTAGATTAGAAGATAAAAAGAAACTTGAAGACATCGCCAGCAAGGCCGGACACCTAGACTACCATGAAGACACTTCCGGGCTCTACTTAAGAACAAAATCGCTTTCAGATTTAACAGCTTTTCATTCAGACCATGGGCTCTCTCCCCTGCAAATCAGACCATCTAACCTTGAAGATGTTTTCTTAAAGTTAACTGGTCAGGAGTTATCATCAGATGCTTAA
- a CDS encoding CBS domain-containing protein — translation MRLVQEIMTKNPACATPEMSLVEVAQLMRKFDCGEIPVVYSLSDKKMLGVITDRDICNRAVALGLNPLSMNAEECMSYPAISVKKTTTIEDCCQIMQDNQIRRLPVLDEKENCCGIVSLSDIVRFSEDYLAAELVKNISQPSVTKTSIYVSYNI, via the coding sequence ATGAGATTAGTTCAAGAAATTATGACTAAAAATCCAGCTTGCGCGACACCAGAGATGAGCTTAGTGGAAGTTGCGCAACTTATGCGCAAATTTGATTGCGGAGAAATTCCTGTGGTCTACAGCCTGTCAGATAAAAAAATGTTGGGAGTGATCACTGACCGCGATATATGTAACCGCGCAGTCGCCTTAGGACTCAATCCCTTATCAATGAACGCTGAAGAGTGTATGTCTTATCCCGCGATCAGTGTAAAGAAGACAACCACAATCGAAGATTGTTGCCAGATCATGCAGGATAATCAGATTCGACGTTTGCCAGTTTTGGATGAAAAAGAAAACTGCTGTGGAATTGTTTCTCTCTCTGATATCGTCAGATTTTCAGAAGACTACCTGGCAGCTGAATTAGTAAAAAATATTTCTCAACCTTCTGTTACTAAGACATCCATTTATGTCTCTTACAATATTTGA
- a CDS encoding DUF6279 family lipoprotein, whose protein sequence is MQNKADDYFDLTRDQSKWLKKVLKIDIDKVKKTIFPQIAAELRRNADIVNSQKTFDVATVELSYERVRNLFYDGLRIFAPEAVAFSGKLEPSQVNVFQKEFDKKMRDIKEDESEKENYKRMKKHLDSWLGGLTSAQKKELESYIHNTPSHVNEKVYNRQLLAHEFVRSFPDLNARGRFVEGLFTRYESMREPAYSKLTNEKDRQVITLVTSILNKMTDSQRETLIETLRDRANQLIKLSKK, encoded by the coding sequence GTGCAAAACAAAGCAGATGACTATTTTGACCTGACCCGCGACCAATCAAAATGGTTAAAAAAGGTATTAAAGATTGACATTGATAAAGTTAAAAAGACTATTTTTCCCCAAATCGCGGCCGAACTTAGACGAAACGCAGACATTGTGAATTCCCAAAAGACTTTTGATGTCGCTACTGTTGAGCTAAGTTATGAGCGCGTTCGTAATCTCTTTTATGATGGACTCAGAATTTTTGCACCGGAAGCTGTGGCCTTCTCAGGAAAACTTGAACCTTCTCAGGTCAATGTTTTTCAAAAAGAGTTTGATAAAAAAATGCGAGATATAAAAGAAGATGAAAGTGAAAAAGAAAACTACAAACGAATGAAAAAACACTTGGATTCCTGGTTGGGAGGTTTGACATCAGCTCAGAAAAAAGAACTTGAGAGTTATATCCATAATACGCCTTCACATGTTAACGAGAAAGTTTATAACCGTCAGCTGCTGGCCCATGAATTTGTCCGTTCCTTTCCCGATCTAAACGCCAGAGGGAGATTTGTGGAAGGACTTTTTACTCGTTATGAGTCCATGAGAGAGCCCGCTTATTCTAAACTGACCAACGAAAAAGACAGACAAGTTATCACACTCGTTACGAGTATTCTTAATAAGATGACTGACTCTCAACGCGAGACTTTAATTGAAACTTTAAGAGACAGAGCCAATCAATTAATCAAGCTGTCAAAAAAATAG
- a CDS encoding NAD(P)-dependent alcohol dehydrogenase — MKNIKAYAAQDAHSPLAPFTIDRRDPRADDVEISITHCGVCHSDVHQARNEWGGSVFPIVPGHEIVGVVTKVGSSVKKFKVGDRVGVGCLVDSCQHCQSCKEGLEQYCDNSVGTYNAVEKDGSRTYGGYSTAVVVKESFVLKIPDNLSMDGVAPLLCAGITTYSPLRHWKAGPGKKVAVIGLGGLGHMAVKLAHAMGAEVTILSQSLKKEADGKRLGASAFYATSNPDTFTKLQSTFDLIINTVSVELDWNLYLNLLKRDGSMVLLGIPNTAPAVQAPALIFGRRSLAGSLIGGIQETQEMLDFCGKHGITSDIELINMNQINEAYERMLKGDVRYRFVIDMESLKKA; from the coding sequence ATGAAAAATATCAAAGCTTATGCTGCTCAAGATGCCCATAGTCCACTTGCTCCTTTTACTATTGATCGCCGTGACCCACGCGCTGATGATGTTGAGATCTCAATCACTCACTGCGGAGTTTGCCACTCAGATGTTCACCAAGCGAGAAACGAATGGGGAGGTTCTGTTTTCCCAATCGTCCCAGGGCATGAGATCGTTGGAGTCGTGACGAAAGTTGGTAGTAGTGTAAAAAAATTCAAAGTCGGTGACCGCGTAGGTGTGGGATGTTTAGTGGATTCATGTCAGCATTGCCAATCTTGTAAAGAAGGACTTGAACAATACTGTGATAACTCTGTGGGGACATACAACGCGGTTGAAAAAGATGGCTCGAGAACATATGGCGGTTATTCAACTGCAGTGGTTGTTAAAGAATCTTTCGTTTTAAAAATTCCAGATAATTTATCGATGGATGGAGTGGCCCCACTTTTATGTGCAGGTATTACGACTTACTCACCACTAAGACACTGGAAAGCAGGGCCAGGAAAAAAAGTGGCCGTAATTGGCCTTGGAGGTCTTGGGCACATGGCCGTTAAACTGGCCCACGCCATGGGAGCGGAAGTTACTATTTTAAGTCAGAGTCTAAAAAAAGAAGCAGACGGAAAGAGGCTAGGAGCGAGTGCATTTTATGCCACTTCAAATCCCGATACATTTACCAAGCTACAAAGTACATTTGATTTAATTATCAATACCGTTTCTGTGGAGCTTGATTGGAACTTATACTTGAATCTTCTAAAACGTGACGGTTCAATGGTACTCTTAGGAATTCCAAACACAGCGCCAGCAGTTCAGGCCCCAGCGCTTATTTTTGGCAGACGTTCTCTGGCCGGATCGTTGATTGGTGGTATCCAGGAAACACAAGAGATGTTAGACTTCTGCGGTAAACACGGAATCACTTCAGATATTGAACTCATCAATATGAATCAAATCAATGAAGCTTACGAGCGCATGTTAAAAGGCGACGTCAGATACCGTTTTGTTATTGATATGGAATCTTTAAAAAAGGCGTAA
- the thrS gene encoding threonine--tRNA ligase, with the protein MSYLFDHRKLAVEMELYFFEEAVGAGLPMWLPNGCIIKEELEKFIKRKEFLAGYERVSSPHMAKAELYEKSGHLRFYKEDMFPAIKMENLEYYLRPMNCPHHHKMFSCKPRSYRELPLRLAEYGQVYRHEASGSLRGISRVRGLCQNDAHIYVSAEHSKDEIIRVLRLHEECYKELGLEGYRYRLSKHDPNSKDFLGEREVWVQAEDILRSALLELKLDYFEAIGEAAFYGPKIDVQMKFFSDEGIREESMGSVQLDFISAQKERFDLEYIDKEGKMKRPWIIHRAPLGSHERFIAMLLEYFDGRLPRFLSPIELFIFPLSEEAALKANDIASELMEKGVRVKIDHRLGSSLSKRIVLASKLRPFSSMVIGEKELSGAPLRVEARDGKVISLMEFSSLI; encoded by the coding sequence ATGTCTTATTTATTTGACCACCGCAAATTAGCGGTGGAGATGGAGCTTTATTTTTTTGAAGAGGCGGTAGGGGCCGGACTTCCAATGTGGTTGCCCAATGGGTGCATTATAAAGGAAGAGTTAGAAAAATTTATTAAACGAAAAGAGTTTCTTGCGGGTTATGAGAGAGTTTCCAGTCCCCATATGGCCAAAGCAGAACTTTATGAGAAGAGTGGTCACTTGCGTTTTTATAAAGAGGATATGTTTCCGGCCATAAAAATGGAAAATCTTGAGTACTACCTTCGTCCGATGAATTGCCCTCATCATCACAAAATGTTTTCATGCAAGCCTCGCAGTTACCGTGAACTTCCTCTAAGACTGGCAGAGTATGGACAAGTCTATCGCCATGAGGCCAGCGGCTCTCTGAGGGGAATCTCAAGAGTCCGGGGCCTTTGTCAAAACGATGCACACATTTATGTTTCCGCGGAACATTCTAAAGATGAGATTATCAGAGTCCTGCGCTTACATGAGGAATGTTATAAAGAATTGGGACTGGAAGGTTATCGTTACCGTCTGTCTAAGCATGACCCCAATTCAAAAGATTTTTTAGGAGAGAGGGAAGTGTGGGTTCAGGCCGAAGACATTTTACGATCGGCCTTACTTGAATTGAAGTTGGATTACTTCGAAGCTATTGGGGAAGCTGCTTTTTATGGCCCAAAGATTGATGTACAGATGAAGTTCTTTAGTGATGAAGGAATCAGGGAAGAATCAATGGGGTCTGTGCAATTAGATTTTATCTCTGCTCAAAAGGAAAGGTTCGATCTTGAGTACATTGATAAAGAAGGGAAGATGAAAAGACCGTGGATCATTCACCGCGCTCCTCTTGGTAGTCATGAAAGATTTATTGCTATGTTGTTGGAGTATTTTGATGGAAGACTGCCGCGTTTTCTTTCGCCAATAGAGCTGTTCATCTTTCCGCTTTCTGAAGAAGCGGCCCTTAAAGCAAATGATATTGCCAGTGAGTTAATGGAAAAAGGAGTTAGGGTAAAGATAGATCATCGCCTGGGAAGCAGCCTTTCCAAAAGGATAGTTTTAGCTAGCAAGCTTCGCCCGTTTTCTTCAATGGTGATTGGTGAAAAAGAGCTATCAGGAGCACCGTTAAGAGTGGAGGCCAGGGATGGAAAAGTGATAAGTCTCATGGAATTTAGCTCACTTATATAA